Proteins co-encoded in one Leptospira levettii genomic window:
- a CDS encoding class I SAM-dependent methyltransferase, producing MDELDSLRKECPLQGECDWKPLYQTKGHYKGLSIVECQTCKLQALSPRPNQKELYTKEYYQGRADYSYIDEREQKPFFRFVWKARIQNIKRFCPTGHFLDIGSSFGGFLEVAREEGYSVQGVEISAYAASYANENQIPTFNGNLYEANFPNQSFDVITMIEVIEHIENPLSFFQELNRILKPGGLLLLQTANFEGWQAKTEGSGYHYYMPGHVFYYSDTLLKKILTRLGFGSFVSYFGVDFPLMAKLKKVRGSFQTWKDYLKWFRISYYHFLSKMKRNGFPLTSSYVLYAFKK from the coding sequence ATGGATGAGTTGGATTCTTTAAGAAAAGAATGCCCTCTCCAAGGTGAGTGTGATTGGAAACCACTTTACCAAACGAAAGGCCATTACAAAGGTTTGTCCATTGTTGAATGCCAAACCTGCAAACTCCAAGCACTTTCACCACGACCCAACCAAAAAGAATTATACACAAAAGAGTATTACCAAGGGAGAGCCGATTACAGTTATATAGATGAACGAGAACAAAAACCATTTTTTCGTTTTGTCTGGAAGGCAAGGATCCAAAACATCAAACGTTTTTGTCCCACTGGCCATTTTTTAGACATTGGTTCTTCCTTTGGTGGATTTTTGGAAGTAGCTAGGGAAGAAGGTTACTCTGTCCAAGGAGTGGAAATTTCCGCATATGCAGCTAGTTATGCGAATGAAAATCAAATCCCAACATTCAATGGCAATCTTTATGAGGCAAATTTTCCAAATCAAAGTTTTGATGTGATCACAATGATCGAAGTGATCGAACACATAGAAAATCCACTTTCCTTTTTCCAAGAATTAAATAGGATTTTAAAACCTGGTGGGTTACTACTTCTACAAACTGCAAATTTTGAAGGTTGGCAGGCAAAAACGGAAGGTTCTGGTTACCATTATTATATGCCAGGGCATGTGTTTTATTACTCTGATACCCTGTTAAAAAAAATATTGACTCGTCTTGGATTTGGAAGTTTCGTATCTTACTTCGGTGTGGATTTTCCATTAATGGCTAAACTCAAAAAAGTAAGGGGTTCCTTCCAAACTTGGAAAGATTACCTGAAATGGTTTCGCATTTCCTATTATCATTTTTTATCCAAAATGAAACGGAATGGATTCCCCCTCACCTCTAGTTATGTTTTGTATGCATTTAAAAAATAG